One genomic window of Actinoalloteichus hoggarensis includes the following:
- a CDS encoding cytochrome P450 family protein, translated as MAWAVAGYEQIRGLTTDSRVSRNARAHWQAWADGEITPDWHLYTFVAVQNMISAYGADHTRLRSLISKAFTPRRVAALAPSIEQLVAGLIDDLVTKGAGGEPVDLRAGLAYPLPIAVISTMFGVPEDWSDELRGIVDGIFDTTLGPEEARANQMQLYTLLNKLVELKQASPGEDMTSALIDAHEQDGTRLQEHELVDTLLLMLGAGHETTTNLLDQAMTAMLTHPDQLAMVRSGAITWDDVIEEALRWNAPIASLPLRYAVEDLEIAGVTIRKGEAILAFFAGAGRDPAHYGETADRFDATRAVKDHLSFGHGVHYCLGAPLARLEARIALPALFDRFPDITLACRPDELRPVRSFVSNGHLDLPATLVAARG; from the coding sequence GTGGCGTGGGCAGTAGCGGGCTATGAGCAGATCCGGGGTCTGACCACCGACTCCCGGGTCTCCCGCAACGCCAGGGCGCACTGGCAGGCGTGGGCGGACGGGGAGATCACGCCGGACTGGCATCTGTACACGTTCGTCGCCGTGCAGAACATGATCTCCGCGTACGGCGCCGATCACACCCGGTTACGCTCGTTGATCTCCAAGGCCTTCACCCCGAGGCGGGTGGCGGCGCTCGCACCGAGCATCGAGCAGCTCGTCGCCGGTCTCATCGACGACCTGGTCACGAAGGGCGCGGGGGGCGAGCCGGTCGATCTCCGCGCCGGGCTCGCGTATCCGCTGCCCATCGCGGTGATCAGCACCATGTTCGGCGTGCCCGAGGACTGGAGCGACGAGCTGCGGGGGATCGTCGACGGCATCTTCGACACCACGCTGGGTCCGGAGGAGGCACGGGCCAACCAGATGCAGCTGTACACGCTGCTCAACAAGCTGGTCGAGCTGAAGCAGGCCTCCCCGGGCGAGGACATGACCAGTGCCCTCATCGACGCCCACGAGCAGGACGGCACCCGGCTTCAGGAGCACGAGCTGGTCGACACCCTGCTGCTGATGCTCGGCGCGGGCCACGAGACGACCACGAATCTCCTCGACCAGGCCATGACGGCGATGCTGACCCATCCCGATCAGCTGGCGATGGTGCGTTCCGGTGCGATCACCTGGGACGACGTCATCGAGGAGGCCCTGCGGTGGAACGCGCCGATCGCCAGCCTCCCGCTGCGCTACGCGGTGGAGGACCTGGAGATCGCGGGCGTGACGATCCGCAAGGGCGAGGCGATCCTGGCGTTCTTCGCCGGTGCCGGACGCGATCCGGCGCACTACGGCGAGACCGCCGACCGGTTCGACGCCACCAGGGCCGTCAAGGATCACCTGTCCTTCGGGCACGGGGTGCACTACTGCCTCGGCGCTCCCCTGGCCCGGCTGGAGGCCAGGATCGCGCTGCCCGCTCTGTTCGACCGATTCCCCGACATCACCCTGGCCTGCCGGCCTGACGAGCTCAGGCCGGTGCGGTCCTTCGTCTCCAATGGTCATCTCGACCTTCCCGCGACGCTCGTCGCGGCGAGAGGCTGA
- a CDS encoding cytochrome P450, with product MTTTDPAGHAGGPPPGCPAHASAPSEQAARAAMPATAVEPTALYSAAFAADPAAVYAELRRQGSAGFVELSPGVPASLVIGYEAALAVLRDPESFPRDPRRWQQTMPPDCPVLPMMQHRRSAVFNDGDVHTRLRVAVSDSLDRIDPTTLRQYVERSADTLIDDFADRGRADLLAEYARLLPILVFNQLLDCPPQLSASLVRCLAAIFEGGAEAAEANGELGRCMLELITLRQREPGNDLLSWLIAHPTRLDTQELMDQLTMLLAGGIEPVQNLIANALRLLLSDARFAGDLSGGSLPVDDALVEILWTDPPLANFGPAYPTRNVSLPDGTVLPAGRPVVVSYAAANLDPSLASDRGTGNRAHLAWSAGPHACPGQSQARIIASLAIEKVLDRLPDVELALAEDELRWRPGPFQRALTALPVRFPPVAVPEDPGGPLPPSPLTPTDGGTGGRRATTAGVPSDGPAPTAERQAAPADGRPSRPRWMAALTRWWRGQ from the coding sequence GTGACCACCACCGATCCGGCAGGCCATGCCGGCGGTCCGCCACCCGGTTGCCCGGCGCACGCCTCGGCGCCCTCGGAGCAGGCCGCGCGCGCCGCGATGCCCGCGACCGCCGTCGAGCCCACCGCGCTGTACTCGGCCGCCTTCGCCGCCGACCCGGCCGCGGTCTACGCCGAGTTGCGCAGGCAGGGCTCGGCGGGCTTCGTCGAACTCAGTCCCGGCGTCCCCGCGAGCCTGGTGATCGGCTACGAGGCCGCCCTCGCCGTGCTCCGGGACCCCGAGTCCTTCCCCCGTGATCCCCGCCGCTGGCAGCAGACCATGCCCCCCGACTGCCCGGTGCTGCCGATGATGCAGCACCGACGGAGCGCGGTGTTCAACGACGGCGACGTCCACACCCGACTGCGCGTCGCGGTGAGCGACAGCCTGGATCGGATCGACCCGACCACGTTGCGCCAGTACGTGGAGCGCAGCGCGGACACCCTCATCGACGACTTCGCCGACCGGGGTCGGGCGGATCTGCTCGCCGAATACGCCCGGCTGCTGCCGATCCTGGTGTTCAACCAGCTCCTCGACTGTCCGCCGCAGCTGAGCGCCTCCCTGGTCCGCTGTCTGGCGGCGATCTTCGAAGGCGGAGCCGAGGCGGCCGAGGCGAACGGGGAGCTGGGCCGCTGCATGCTGGAGCTGATCACGCTGCGCCAGCGGGAGCCCGGCAACGACCTGCTCTCCTGGCTGATCGCCCATCCCACCCGGCTCGACACCCAGGAGCTGATGGACCAGCTCACGATGTTGCTGGCGGGCGGCATCGAGCCGGTGCAGAACCTCATCGCCAACGCCCTGCGGCTGCTGTTGTCCGACGCGCGGTTCGCCGGGGACCTCTCCGGCGGCAGCCTGCCCGTGGACGACGCGCTCGTGGAGATCCTCTGGACCGACCCGCCGTTGGCGAACTTCGGCCCCGCCTATCCCACCCGGAATGTGTCGCTGCCCGACGGCACCGTGCTGCCCGCGGGTCGACCCGTGGTGGTCAGTTACGCCGCGGCCAACCTCGACCCGAGTCTCGCCTCGGATCGCGGCACCGGGAACCGGGCCCACCTCGCCTGGAGCGCGGGACCGCATGCCTGCCCCGGGCAGTCGCAGGCCCGGATCATCGCGTCGCTGGCGATCGAGAAGGTGCTGGACCGACTCCCCGACGTCGAGCTGGCGCTGGCCGAGGACGAGCTGCGGTGGCGACCGGGTCCCTTCCAACGGGCACTGACGGCGCTGCCCGTGCGATTCCCCCCGGTGGCCGTGCCGGAGGACCCCGGCGGCCCGCTGCCCCCTTCGCCGCTCACACCGACCGACGGCGGGACCGGCGGACGCCGGGCCACGACGGCGGGGGTGCCGTCCGACGGACCCGCCCCGACGGCGGAGCGGCAGGCGGCCCCGGCCGACGGCCGCCCGTCGAGACCGCGCTGGATGGCCGCCCTGACCCGGTGGTGGCGCGGCCAGTGA
- a CDS encoding cytochrome P450 has protein sequence MTPTDPLGQDHVHPPDGARSSPPPGCPAHDGVTRLYLPEFAADPNAVYDSLRAQGPVAPVEIAPGVPATLVTSYSTALEVLRDPRNFPKDPRRWQQTVPPDSPVLPMLMYRDNCLFTDGERHRRLRAALNDGLGGVDSVTLRGYVERGATTLIDEFAPAGEADLLTQYGRLLPILVLDQMFATPPHLSERLTTALGTIFEGVAANAEQANRELFLCTAELVETRRAAPGRDVVSWLIAHPAELTQEELVSTIMLLMAAGIEPTQNLIANVLRLLLSDDRFAGGLTGGSVALDDALTEILWTDPPMANYATTHPIHDVYLAGGVRVPGDRPVLISLAAANADPEVSAARASGNRAHLAWSAGPHVCPAQSQAMTIASVAVETLLDRLPDLELAVPVDDLTWRPGPFHRALDSLPVRFPPVRSSVRPDENTGDSRWNVSPPPPMSSTPQAPTSRARRGGSGSGESPRWLSSLVRWWRGL, from the coding sequence GTGACTCCCACCGATCCCCTCGGCCAGGACCACGTGCACCCGCCGGACGGCGCGCGGTCGTCGCCGCCGCCCGGCTGCCCGGCGCACGACGGCGTGACGCGGTTGTACCTGCCGGAGTTCGCGGCCGATCCGAACGCCGTCTACGACTCGCTGCGGGCCCAGGGACCCGTCGCGCCGGTGGAGATCGCCCCCGGTGTGCCCGCCACGCTGGTCACGAGCTACTCGACGGCTCTGGAGGTCCTGCGCGATCCGCGCAATTTCCCGAAGGACCCACGACGGTGGCAGCAGACCGTCCCGCCGGACTCGCCGGTGCTGCCGATGCTGATGTACCGGGACAACTGTCTGTTCACCGACGGCGAGCGGCACCGCAGGCTCCGCGCGGCGCTGAACGACGGCCTCGGCGGGGTCGACTCGGTGACGCTGCGCGGCTATGTCGAGCGCGGGGCGACGACGTTGATCGACGAGTTCGCGCCCGCGGGCGAGGCGGATCTGCTCACGCAGTACGGCAGGCTCCTGCCGATCCTCGTCCTCGATCAGATGTTCGCCACCCCGCCGCATCTCAGCGAACGCCTGACCACGGCCCTGGGAACGATCTTCGAGGGCGTCGCGGCCAACGCCGAGCAGGCGAACAGGGAACTCTTCCTGTGCACCGCGGAGCTGGTCGAGACCCGCCGCGCCGCGCCGGGCAGGGACGTCGTCTCGTGGCTGATCGCCCATCCCGCGGAGCTGACGCAGGAAGAGCTGGTCAGCACGATCATGCTGCTGATGGCGGCGGGCATCGAGCCGACGCAGAACCTGATCGCGAACGTGCTGCGGCTGCTGCTCTCCGACGATCGGTTCGCGGGCGGCCTGACCGGCGGCAGCGTCGCACTCGACGACGCGCTGACAGAGATCCTCTGGACCGACCCGCCGATGGCGAACTACGCGACGACCCATCCGATCCATGACGTGTACCTCGCGGGCGGTGTGCGGGTTCCGGGCGATCGCCCCGTGCTGATCAGCCTGGCCGCCGCGAACGCCGACCCCGAGGTGTCCGCCGCCCGTGCGTCGGGCAACCGGGCGCACCTGGCATGGAGCGCGGGCCCGCATGTCTGCCCCGCCCAGTCCCAGGCGATGACCATCGCCTCGGTGGCGGTCGAGACGCTCCTCGACCGACTGCCGGACCTCGAACTGGCCGTGCCCGTCGACGACCTGACGTGGCGGCCGGGTCCCTTCCACCGGGCACTCGACTCGCTGCCCGTGCGCTTTCCCCCCGTCCGTTCCTCCGTCCGACCCGACGAGAACACAGGAGACAGCAGATGGAACGTCAGTCCACCGCCCCCTATGTCATCGACCCCGCAGGCGCCGACATCCAGGGCGAGGCGAGGCGGCTCAGGGAGCGGGGAGTCGCCACGCTGGTTGAGCTCCCTGGTCCGGTGGTGGCGTGGTCTGTGA
- a CDS encoding cytochrome P450 family protein yields the protein MVAWSVTSHHHLRSLLADPRVSKDPVQHWPGYAEGRVRLDSVLATWVGVRNMFNAYGDDHRRLRSLVSKAFTPRRVNALQPWIESITDRLVTDLAAGPQDQPVDLREGFCFPVPIEVICALFGVAEEHRPELRRVVDGVFDTAATPEEAAALGEDLYKIMNVFIADKRANPGDDLASALISARDEDGSQLDETELIDTLSLVLSAGHETTVNLLDQAITALLTHPDQLALVRSGERSWDDVIDETMRWQAPVANLPLRYAVEDIQVGDILIRKGDRILAPYAATGRDPERHGADADSFDLTRAVKDHLAFGHGVHYCLGAPLARMEVKTALPALFARFPNMRLAVAADELAPVSSFISNGHAELPVILNPESAG from the coding sequence GTGGTGGCGTGGTCTGTGACCAGCCACCACCACCTGCGGAGCCTGCTCGCCGATCCTCGGGTGTCCAAGGACCCCGTCCAGCACTGGCCCGGCTACGCCGAGGGCAGGGTGCGGCTCGACTCCGTCCTGGCGACCTGGGTCGGCGTGCGCAACATGTTCAACGCCTACGGCGACGATCATCGGCGGCTGCGGTCGCTGGTCTCCAAGGCCTTCACGCCCCGCCGGGTCAACGCGCTCCAGCCGTGGATCGAGTCGATCACCGATCGGCTCGTGACCGACCTGGCGGCGGGGCCGCAGGATCAGCCGGTGGACCTTCGTGAGGGCTTCTGCTTCCCGGTGCCGATCGAGGTGATCTGCGCCCTGTTCGGCGTCGCGGAGGAGCACCGGCCGGAGCTGCGTCGAGTGGTCGACGGGGTGTTCGACACGGCCGCGACGCCGGAGGAGGCCGCCGCGCTGGGCGAGGATCTCTACAAGATCATGAACGTCTTCATCGCGGACAAGCGCGCCAACCCCGGGGACGACCTCGCGTCGGCACTGATCAGCGCGCGTGACGAGGACGGCTCGCAGCTGGACGAGACGGAGCTGATCGACACGCTGAGCCTGGTGCTGTCCGCCGGTCACGAGACGACGGTCAACCTGCTGGATCAGGCGATCACCGCGCTGCTCACCCACCCCGACCAGCTCGCGCTCGTCCGGTCCGGCGAGCGGTCCTGGGACGACGTGATCGACGAGACGATGCGCTGGCAGGCCCCGGTGGCGAACCTGCCGCTGCGGTACGCGGTGGAGGACATCCAGGTCGGCGACATCCTCATCCGCAAGGGCGATCGCATCCTGGCGCCCTACGCGGCCACCGGTCGGGACCCGGAGCGGCACGGGGCGGACGCCGACTCGTTCGACCTGACCCGGGCGGTCAAGGACCACCTGGCCTTCGGTCACGGCGTGCACTACTGCCTGGGGGCGCCGCTGGCCCGCATGGAGGTGAAGACCGCCCTGCCCGCCCTGTTCGCGCGGTTCCCGAACATGCGGCTCGCGGTGGCCGCGGACGAGCTGGCACCGGTGTCGTCGTTCATCTCCAACGGACACGCCGAGCTGCCCGTGATCCTGAACCCGGAGTCGGCAGGCTGA
- a CDS encoding FecCD family ABC transporter permease: MILRPRVVLVTGIALVLLVLVAALNIGRGTSQIEVFDVLRTLAGGGDRRENGIIFSLRMPRTLTGVLVGAALGLSGALFQSLARNPLASPDILGVTWGAGVGAVAVIVLGGSRGTVSGAVALGVPAAGLVGGLAAGLLLYLLSWRQGIDGYRMVLVGIGLSAIGGNIVYWLLTVGDVDDASRATVWLVGSLANAGWDGVGPLAIAVAILVPATLACSRVLGGLQFGDDTSRALGIRVDGARGTLLLLAAALAAVAAATAGPIAFVALATPQIAMRLVGASQPPLVASMVLGALLTVSADLAVRITPGLSHLPVGVLTAVLGAPYLIYLFVRTRRRQQS; this comes from the coding sequence ATGATCCTGCGGCCCCGGGTCGTCCTCGTCACCGGCATCGCGCTCGTCCTGCTCGTCCTGGTCGCCGCGCTGAACATCGGCCGGGGCACCTCGCAGATCGAGGTGTTCGACGTCCTGCGCACTCTCGCGGGCGGCGGCGACCGCCGGGAGAACGGCATCATCTTCAGCCTGCGCATGCCCAGGACCCTCACCGGCGTCCTCGTCGGAGCGGCGCTCGGCCTGTCCGGGGCGCTCTTCCAGTCGCTGGCGCGCAATCCACTGGCCAGCCCGGACATCCTCGGCGTGACCTGGGGCGCGGGTGTCGGCGCCGTCGCCGTCATCGTGCTCGGCGGCTCGCGCGGCACGGTCAGCGGCGCCGTCGCGTTGGGCGTCCCGGCGGCCGGGCTCGTCGGCGGCCTCGCGGCGGGCCTGCTGCTGTATCTGCTGTCCTGGCGGCAGGGCATCGACGGGTATCGGATGGTCCTGGTGGGCATCGGCCTGTCGGCGATCGGCGGCAACATCGTCTACTGGCTGCTGACCGTCGGCGACGTGGACGATGCCAGTCGGGCGACCGTCTGGCTGGTCGGCAGCCTCGCCAACGCGGGCTGGGACGGCGTGGGACCGCTCGCGATCGCCGTCGCGATCCTCGTCCCCGCCACGCTGGCCTGCTCGCGGGTGCTCGGCGGCCTCCAGTTCGGCGACGACACCTCGCGCGCGCTGGGCATCCGGGTCGACGGCGCGCGCGGCACCCTGCTGCTGCTCGCCGCCGCGCTCGCCGCCGTGGCCGCCGCGACCGCGGGCCCCATCGCCTTCGTCGCGCTGGCCACACCGCAGATCGCGATGCGGCTCGTCGGGGCCTCGCAGCCGCCGCTGGTCGCCTCGATGGTCCTGGGCGCACTGCTCACCGTGAGCGCCGACCTCGCCGTGCGGATCACGCCCGGCCTGTCACACCTGCCGGTCGGAGTGCTCACCGCCGTCCTCGGCGCGCCCTACCTGATCTATCTGTTCGTCAGGACCCGCCGCAGACAGCAGTCCTGA
- a CDS encoding FecCD family ABC transporter permease: MSATLDAVRRRVPDGRARRRTVGLTLLCVALVLAVAASVSIGSRTIPLDLVWAALVDPRGTEFDDIVRSLRLPRTVLGLLAGAGLGAAGALMQGHTRNPLADPGILGVTQGAAFATVLAVVAFGIRDLENFIWFGFAGALIASVVVFVLGSLGGSTPVTLAMAGAAVTALLGGLVAAVVLGNRAGMEVYRFWQVGSIAAREYSVSGQVAPFLLAGIVLALVNARGLNVLALGEDMARALGQNIRLTRIVGVTAITLLTGAVVAACGPIAFLGLVVPHLARSITGPDYRWIVPVSALTGAVLLLAADVLCRVVSSDSFEVGIMLAVLGAPVFIWLVRRKGLIRL, encoded by the coding sequence GTGAGCGCGACACTCGACGCGGTCCGTCGCCGCGTGCCCGACGGACGGGCGCGCCGCAGGACGGTGGGACTGACACTGCTCTGCGTGGCGCTGGTGCTGGCGGTCGCCGCGAGCGTCTCGATCGGGTCGCGGACGATCCCGCTCGACCTCGTCTGGGCGGCGCTGGTCGACCCGCGAGGCACCGAGTTCGACGACATCGTCCGCTCGCTGCGGCTGCCCCGAACGGTGCTGGGGCTGCTCGCCGGAGCGGGCCTCGGTGCTGCGGGCGCGCTGATGCAGGGCCACACCAGGAACCCGCTGGCCGACCCCGGCATCCTCGGCGTGACACAGGGCGCCGCCTTCGCCACCGTGCTCGCCGTGGTCGCGTTCGGCATCCGTGACCTGGAGAACTTCATCTGGTTCGGCTTCGCCGGGGCCTTGATCGCCAGCGTCGTGGTGTTCGTCCTCGGCTCGCTCGGCGGCTCCACGCCGGTGACGCTCGCGATGGCGGGTGCCGCCGTCACCGCGCTGCTCGGCGGCCTCGTCGCCGCGGTGGTGCTGGGCAACCGGGCCGGGATGGAGGTCTACCGCTTCTGGCAGGTCGGCTCGATCGCCGCCCGCGAGTACTCCGTCTCCGGGCAGGTGGCGCCCTTCCTGCTGGCGGGCATCGTGCTCGCCCTGGTCAACGCCCGAGGGCTCAACGTGCTCGCGCTCGGCGAGGACATGGCGCGGGCGCTGGGCCAGAACATCCGACTCACCCGGATCGTCGGCGTCACGGCGATCACGCTGCTCACGGGCGCCGTCGTCGCGGCCTGCGGGCCGATCGCCTTCCTCGGGCTGGTCGTCCCGCACCTCGCCAGGTCCATCACCGGACCGGACTACCGATGGATCGTGCCCGTCTCGGCGCTGACCGGTGCGGTCCTGCTGCTGGCCGCCGACGTGCTCTGCCGAGTCGTGTCCTCCGACAGCTTCGAGGTGGGCATCATGCTCGCCGTCCTCGGCGCGCCGGTCTTCATCTGGCTCGTCCGGCGGAAGGGACTGATCCGGCTGTGA
- a CDS encoding ABC transporter substrate-binding protein — MSSAVRHRTRGAAVAVPLAICLLLSACGGGEEAQTPAPEGASQEGFPRTISHAMGETTLETRPTRVATLDTSYIDAAMALDLDVVARINYHTADGTLPGYLKEDEQAQAEAATVIGEITAPDVEMLWDVEPELIVSAQVRHEEIYPELSEVAPTVFSETTGATWKDNIRLLGEATGREDLAEERISAYEQRAASIGEAIREELGRDATVTMARFVEGEPTVRLYTSASFPGIILADAGLTRPEGQADSEDEIMVNLSQEEITDLDADRIFVSTYTDPAAEAENPREQFESNPLWGRLTGEITTVDDEVWVTSVSLQGAEQMLDELAAAFGVDDGRS, encoded by the coding sequence ATGTCGAGTGCCGTGCGTCATCGCACCAGGGGGGCGGCCGTCGCCGTTCCGCTCGCGATCTGCCTGCTTCTCAGCGCATGCGGGGGCGGAGAGGAAGCCCAGACTCCCGCGCCGGAGGGCGCGAGCCAGGAGGGCTTTCCCCGGACGATCAGCCATGCCATGGGCGAGACGACGCTGGAGACGCGGCCGACGCGCGTCGCGACGCTGGACACCAGCTACATCGACGCCGCGATGGCGTTGGACCTCGACGTGGTGGCGCGGATCAACTACCACACCGCCGACGGAACGCTGCCCGGCTACCTGAAGGAGGACGAGCAGGCCCAGGCCGAGGCGGCCACCGTGATCGGCGAGATCACCGCCCCCGACGTCGAGATGCTGTGGGACGTCGAGCCCGAGCTGATCGTCTCGGCGCAGGTGCGGCACGAGGAGATCTACCCGGAACTGAGCGAGGTGGCGCCCACGGTCTTCAGCGAGACCACCGGGGCGACCTGGAAGGACAACATCCGACTCCTGGGCGAGGCGACCGGCCGGGAGGACCTCGCCGAGGAGCGCATCAGCGCCTACGAACAGCGCGCGGCGAGCATCGGCGAGGCGATCCGCGAGGAGCTGGGCCGGGACGCCACCGTGACGATGGCGCGCTTCGTCGAAGGCGAGCCGACGGTCCGGCTCTACACCAGCGCGTCCTTCCCCGGCATCATCCTGGCCGACGCGGGCCTGACCCGCCCCGAAGGCCAGGCCGACTCGGAGGACGAGATCATGGTGAACCTCAGTCAGGAGGAGATCACCGACCTCGACGCGGACCGCATCTTCGTGTCCACCTACACGGACCCGGCCGCCGAGGCGGAGAACCCGCGGGAGCAGTTCGAGTCCAACCCGCTGTGGGGCAGGCTGACGGGCGAGATCACCACGGTCGACGACGAGGTCTGGGTCACCTCGGTGAGCCTCCAGGGCGCCGAGCAGATGCTGGACGAGCTGGCCGCCGCCTTCGGCGTGGACGACGGCAGGTCCTGA
- a CDS encoding sialidase family protein, whose product MARTPLFRTGTRRHPRGVALALAGVLAAAVSTSGSAIAADGAADVVPRPTAATSEAVMTPTTPSLAETAAEAEISAAPSQSSRILFDGGDESFNGLRYHSFRIPALIRTNRDTLIAFAEGRASNNRDFGNINLLYKRSTDDGASWSGLNEVVGRGQGTWGNPTPVVDRTDNRIWLFMNHQPEGSGTVDSWDDRQVWVSSSSDDGVTWTDPVNMSDTLKPRTRADGSSWNWDAIGPGVGIQTTVRDPGRLVIPAQHRNIYSDDHGETWQVEVMRTTSGAPMEETGESTILELADGSLYRNDRPTTATAERGKRRWVSRGSIENGFTPFAPASCLLDPINEASTMRYNSDEPARLAFVNSASTETRTRMRIRMSEDEGRTWGYSRPFSDAPLSGESSTYREGGYSSIAKTADYHVGALIEVNENTGSSATSNRSIAFRKVNLPWIQGGVDEPGCSGGL is encoded by the coding sequence GTGGCACGGACACCTCTGTTCAGAACGGGAACACGACGGCACCCGCGCGGAGTCGCGCTCGCACTGGCGGGGGTGCTGGCGGCCGCCGTCTCGACCTCGGGCTCGGCGATCGCCGCAGACGGCGCGGCCGACGTCGTGCCGCGGCCGACCGCGGCGACGAGCGAGGCTGTGATGACCCCGACCACGCCGAGCCTCGCCGAGACCGCCGCCGAGGCCGAGATCTCCGCCGCGCCCTCGCAGTCCTCTCGCATCCTCTTCGACGGCGGCGACGAGTCCTTCAACGGTCTTCGATATCACTCGTTCCGCATCCCGGCGCTGATCAGGACCAACCGCGACACCCTCATCGCCTTCGCCGAGGGACGCGCGTCGAACAACCGCGACTTCGGCAACATCAACCTGCTCTACAAGCGCTCCACGGACGACGGGGCGTCCTGGTCGGGCCTGAACGAGGTGGTCGGCCGGGGCCAGGGCACCTGGGGGAATCCGACGCCCGTGGTGGACCGCACCGACAATCGGATCTGGCTGTTCATGAACCACCAGCCCGAGGGCAGCGGCACGGTGGACTCCTGGGACGACCGGCAGGTCTGGGTCTCCTCCAGCAGCGACGACGGCGTGACCTGGACCGACCCGGTGAACATGTCCGACACCCTCAAGCCCCGGACGCGCGCGGACGGGTCCAGCTGGAACTGGGACGCGATCGGCCCCGGAGTGGGCATCCAGACCACGGTGCGTGATCCCGGCAGGCTCGTGATCCCCGCCCAGCACCGCAACATCTACAGCGACGACCACGGCGAGACCTGGCAGGTCGAGGTCATGCGCACCACCTCGGGCGCCCCGATGGAGGAGACCGGGGAGTCCACGATCCTCGAACTGGCCGACGGCAGCCTCTACCGCAACGATCGGCCGACCACGGCGACGGCCGAACGTGGGAAGCGCCGCTGGGTCTCCCGCGGGTCGATCGAGAACGGCTTCACGCCGTTCGCCCCCGCGAGCTGCCTGTTGGACCCGATCAACGAGGCGTCCACCATGCGGTACAACTCCGACGAGCCCGCCCGGCTGGCCTTCGTGAACTCGGCCAGCACCGAGACGCGCACCAGAATGCGCATCCGGATGAGTGAGGACGAGGGCCGCACCTGGGGCTACAGCAGGCCGTTCTCCGACGCCCCGCTGTCCGGGGAGAGCAGCACCTACCGGGAGGGCGGCTACTCCAGCATCGCCAAGACCGCCGACTATCACGTCGGGGCGTTGATCGAGGTGAACGAGAACACCGGCAGCAGCGCGACCTCGAACCGCTCGATCGCCTTCCGAAAGGTGAACCTGCCGTGGATCCAGGGCGGCGTCGACGAGCCGGGCTGCTCCGGCGGATTGTGA
- a CDS encoding DinB family protein, which translates to MSEPVRPQWLESEREVLLRYLEKMRQAVTRACAGLSDADLRAPGVPSGTNLLGLIQHLTWCGEHWFQRVFLDVEIASDESMRVPASRTAEEVLTAYRQAAARSDEIVRDCPDLATLAAAANPGEELRVPLRAIVAHMIEETGRHAGHADILREQLDGATGL; encoded by the coding sequence ATGAGTGAACCCGTCCGTCCACAGTGGCTGGAGTCCGAGCGTGAAGTGCTCCTGCGCTACCTGGAGAAGATGCGCCAGGCGGTGACGCGGGCCTGCGCGGGACTCTCCGACGCGGACCTGCGGGCCCCCGGCGTCCCGTCCGGCACGAACCTGCTCGGTCTCATCCAGCACCTGACCTGGTGCGGGGAGCACTGGTTCCAACGGGTCTTCCTCGATGTCGAGATCGCGAGCGACGAGTCGATGCGGGTCCCCGCGAGCCGGACCGCCGAGGAGGTCCTGACGGCCTACCGACAGGCCGCGGCGCGCAGCGACGAGATCGTGCGGGACTGCCCCGACCTCGCCACGCTCGCCGCCGCGGCCAACCCCGGCGAGGAGCTGCGCGTGCCGTTACGGGCCATCGTGGCGCACATGATCGAGGAGACCGGCAGGCACGCCGGCCACGCCGACATCCTCCGGGAACAGCTGGACGGGGCGACGGGGCTCTGA